The Streptomyces sp. NBC_01775 genome includes a region encoding these proteins:
- the trpM gene encoding tryptophan biosynthesis modulator TrpM, giving the protein MSAPKMCSLAHAGLARGCRPRGCGAPARRVRGRAVRYHIGCEPGVVRGSRWR; this is encoded by the coding sequence ATGTCCGCCCCCAAGATGTGTTCTCTCGCCCACGCGGGGCTGGCACGTGGGTGCCGGCCCCGCGGGTGCGGGGCGCCCGCGCGGCGCGTGCGGGGGCGGGCGGTTCGGTACCACATCGGGTGTGAGCCGGGCGTGGTGCGTGGCTCGCGATGGCGTTGA
- the trpA gene encoding tryptophan synthase subunit alpha: protein MSGNVELLNKTLTTARTENRAALVGYLPAGFPTVDGGIAACTALLESGCDVVEVGLPHSDPVMDGPVIQTADTVALRGGVRIADVIRTVREAHAATGKPVLVMTYWNPVDRYGAERFAEELAAAGGAGCILPDLPVEESEGWRKAAEQAGLATVFVVAPSSQDARLARITAAGSGFVYAASLMGVTGTRESVGREARDLVERTRATTELPVCVGLGVSNPEQAAQVAQFADGVIVGSAFVKRLLDAGDDLEAGLAEVRALAGELAAGVRRA, encoded by the coding sequence GTGAGCGGCAACGTCGAACTTCTGAACAAGACCCTCACGACCGCCCGGACCGAGAACCGGGCCGCGCTCGTCGGCTATCTCCCGGCCGGATTCCCCACCGTGGACGGCGGGATCGCCGCCTGCACGGCGCTGCTGGAGAGCGGCTGCGACGTGGTCGAGGTCGGGCTGCCGCACAGCGATCCGGTCATGGACGGGCCCGTCATCCAGACCGCCGACACCGTCGCGCTGCGCGGCGGCGTGCGGATCGCGGACGTTATCCGCACCGTCCGCGAGGCGCACGCGGCCACCGGGAAGCCGGTGCTCGTGATGACCTACTGGAACCCCGTCGACCGCTACGGCGCCGAGCGGTTCGCCGAGGAGCTGGCCGCTGCGGGCGGGGCCGGGTGCATCCTGCCCGACCTCCCCGTGGAGGAGTCGGAGGGCTGGCGGAAGGCGGCGGAGCAGGCCGGGCTGGCGACGGTGTTCGTGGTCGCGCCCAGCAGCCAGGACGCGCGGCTCGCGCGGATCACCGCGGCGGGCAGCGGCTTTGTGTACGCCGCCTCCTTGATGGGCGTCACCGGGACGCGGGAGTCGGTCGGGCGCGAGGCGCGCGACCTGGTCGAACGCACCCGCGCGACGACGGAGCTGCCGGTGTGTGTCGGGCTCGGGGTCTCCAACCCCGAACAGGCCGCGCAGGTCGCTCAGTTCGCGGACGGCGTGATCGTCGGCTCCGCCTTCGTGAAGCGGCTGCTCGACGCGGGCGACGACCTGGAGGCGGGGCTCGCCGAGGTGCGGGCGCTCGCAGGCGAGTTGGCGGCCGGCGTCCGGAGGGCCTAG
- a CDS encoding DUF2752 domain-containing protein, whose translation MTERRNATTVRHRLRHAVPRTAAPLGTLAGVGAAFVYVAAVDPGRPGHYPVCPFLSVTGLYCPACGGLRSAHAVAHGDLAAALGANAAAVLLFAAFAAFWIHWFTRAVRGAGYAFPVRLTAWHGWAAGALLLAFTVVRNTPLGTALVP comes from the coding sequence CTGACCGAACGGCGGAACGCCACGACGGTGCGGCACCGGCTGCGTCACGCGGTGCCGCGTACGGCCGCGCCTCTCGGTACTCTCGCCGGGGTGGGCGCGGCCTTCGTGTATGTGGCCGCCGTCGACCCCGGCCGCCCCGGCCACTACCCCGTCTGCCCCTTCCTGAGCGTCACGGGCCTGTACTGCCCGGCCTGCGGCGGGCTGCGCAGCGCTCACGCCGTGGCCCACGGCGACCTCGCCGCCGCGCTGGGCGCCAACGCGGCGGCGGTGCTGTTGTTCGCGGCCTTCGCCGCCTTCTGGATCCACTGGTTCACCCGCGCGGTGCGCGGCGCGGGCTACGCCTTTCCGGTACGGCTCACCGCCTGGCACGGGTGGGCGGCGGGCGCCCTGCTCCTCGCGTTCACGGTTGTCCGGAACACGCCCCTCGGTACGGCACTGGTCCCCTGA
- the lgt gene encoding prolipoprotein diacylglyceryl transferase, with protein sequence METLAFIPSPSAGEIHLGPLPLRGYALCIILGVFAAVWLGGRRWVARGGRPGTVADIAVWAVPFGLIGGRLYHVVTDYQLYFGEGRNWVDAFRIWDGGLGIWGAIALGALGAWIGCRRRGIPLPAWADAVAPGVALAQALGRWGNWFNQELYGRATDLPWALKIDPEHRPVDSPDLATYHPTFLYESLWCVGVALLVIWADRRFKLGHGRAFALYVAAYTVGRFWIEYMRVDDAHHVFGMRLNNWTAIVVFLAAVAAIVISAKKRPGREEVVEPEVPGAAGEGDEEKSGADAKGKTVSASGEDQASEDASKAESKAESKAAPKAEPKAASKPESKPASATESASDSGSKSGDKAVGGSKS encoded by the coding sequence ATGGAGACCCTTGCCTTTATTCCCAGTCCCTCGGCCGGTGAGATTCACCTCGGGCCGCTCCCGCTGCGCGGCTACGCGCTCTGCATCATCCTCGGCGTCTTCGCCGCGGTCTGGCTCGGCGGGCGCCGGTGGGTCGCCCGCGGTGGCCGGCCGGGCACAGTTGCCGACATCGCTGTCTGGGCCGTGCCGTTCGGCCTGATCGGCGGCCGGCTCTACCATGTCGTCACCGACTACCAGCTGTACTTCGGTGAGGGACGCAACTGGGTCGACGCGTTCCGTATCTGGGACGGCGGCCTCGGGATCTGGGGTGCCATCGCGCTCGGCGCGCTCGGCGCCTGGATCGGCTGCCGCCGCCGCGGCATCCCGCTGCCCGCCTGGGCCGACGCCGTGGCCCCCGGTGTCGCGCTGGCGCAGGCCCTGGGCCGCTGGGGCAACTGGTTCAACCAGGAGCTGTACGGGCGGGCCACCGATCTGCCCTGGGCGCTCAAGATCGACCCGGAGCACCGGCCCGTCGACAGCCCGGACCTGGCGACGTACCACCCGACCTTCCTGTACGAGTCGCTGTGGTGCGTCGGCGTCGCGCTGCTGGTGATCTGGGCCGACCGGCGCTTCAAGCTGGGCCACGGCCGGGCCTTCGCGCTGTATGTCGCGGCGTACACCGTAGGGCGCTTCTGGATCGAGTACATGCGGGTCGACGACGCGCACCACGTGTTCGGGATGCGGCTGAACAACTGGACGGCGATCGTCGTCTTCCTCGCCGCTGTCGCCGCCATCGTGATCTCGGCGAAGAAGCGGCCCGGTCGCGAGGAAGTCGTGGAGCCCGAGGTCCCCGGCGCGGCCGGGGAGGGCGACGAAGAGAAGTCCGGCGCGGACGCGAAGGGGAAGACGGTCTCCGCTTCCGGCGAGGACCAGGCGTCGGAAGACGCCTCCAAGGCTGAGTCCAAGGCCGAGTCCAAGGCCGCTCCCAAGGCCGAGCCCAAGGCCGCGTCCAAGCCCGAGTCCAAGCCTGCCTCCGCCACCGAGTCCGCCTCCGACTCGGGGTCGAAGTCCGGTGACAAGGCAGTGGGCGGGTCCAAGTCGTAG
- the trpC gene encoding indole-3-glycerol phosphate synthase TrpC: MSVLDEIIEGVREDLAQRQARVSLDELKERAAQAPPAKDGLAALKGDGSAGVQVICEVKRSSPSKGALAAIADPAGLAADYEAGGAAVISVLTERRRFGGSLADLEAVRARVDIPVLRKDFIFSSYQLWEARAHGADVILLIVSALEQEALVSLIERAESIGLTPLVEVHDEEEAERAVAAGAKIVGVNARNLKTLEVDRGNFTRIAPEIPDHIVKIAESGVRGPHDLIAYANDGADAVLVGESLVTGKDPKGAVADLVAAGAHPALRHGRG; the protein is encoded by the coding sequence GTGAGTGTGCTCGACGAGATCATCGAAGGCGTGCGGGAAGACCTCGCCCAGCGGCAGGCGCGCGTCAGCCTCGACGAACTCAAGGAGCGCGCTGCCCAGGCGCCCCCGGCCAAGGACGGGCTCGCCGCCCTCAAGGGCGACGGCTCGGCCGGGGTGCAGGTGATCTGCGAGGTCAAGCGCTCCAGCCCCTCCAAGGGCGCGCTCGCCGCCATCGCCGACCCGGCGGGGCTCGCCGCCGACTACGAGGCGGGCGGCGCCGCCGTCATCTCCGTCCTCACCGAGCGGCGCCGCTTCGGCGGTTCGCTCGCCGACCTGGAGGCCGTCCGCGCCCGGGTCGACATCCCCGTCCTGCGCAAGGACTTCATCTTCTCCTCCTACCAGCTCTGGGAGGCCCGCGCGCACGGCGCCGACGTCATCTTGCTGATCGTCTCCGCGCTGGAGCAGGAGGCGCTCGTCTCCCTGATCGAGCGTGCCGAGTCCATCGGGCTGACCCCGCTGGTCGAGGTGCACGACGAGGAGGAGGCCGAGCGGGCGGTGGCAGCCGGGGCGAAGATCGTCGGGGTGAACGCGCGCAACCTGAAGACCCTGGAGGTCGACCGGGGCAACTTCACGCGGATCGCGCCCGAGATCCCCGACCACATCGTGAAGATCGCCGAGTCCGGGGTGCGGGGGCCGCACGACCTGATCGCCTACGCGAACGACGGGGCCGACGCCGTGCTGGTCGGGGAGTCGCTCGTCACCGGCAAGGACCCCAAGGGCGCGGTCGCCGACCTCGTCGCCGCGGGGGCGCACCCGGCCCTCCGCCACGGGCGGGGCTGA
- a CDS encoding Na(+)/H(+) antiporter subunit C, whose translation MTGTLALVVCGGVLFASGTALLLTRPLTRILLGAVLVGNGVNILVLATSGPAGEAALLYPGTDPAKVADPLPQAFILTAIVITLALTAFLVTMAYRSWQLSGSDDVPDDTEDIRVVRRAEHAEERERLRATYRERRHEYRTLAHDEEEREALEHSAYQKLGHARDQYREMRRRARAEARAFRTRQARAEETAEETEGEDDPWQTILGADR comes from the coding sequence ATGACGGGAACGCTCGCCCTGGTGGTCTGCGGCGGAGTGCTGTTCGCCTCCGGCACGGCCCTGCTGCTCACCCGCCCCCTGACCCGCATCCTGCTGGGCGCCGTCCTCGTCGGCAACGGCGTCAACATCCTCGTGCTGGCCACCTCGGGCCCGGCGGGGGAGGCCGCGCTGCTGTACCCCGGCACCGACCCGGCGAAGGTGGCCGACCCGCTGCCGCAGGCGTTCATCCTCACCGCCATCGTCATCACCCTCGCGCTCACCGCGTTCCTGGTGACCATGGCCTACCGCTCCTGGCAGCTGTCCGGCAGCGACGACGTGCCCGACGACACCGAGGACATCCGCGTCGTACGGCGTGCCGAGCACGCCGAGGAGCGCGAGCGGCTGCGCGCCACCTACCGCGAACGGCGCCACGAGTACCGCACGCTGGCGCACGACGAGGAGGAGCGGGAGGCGCTGGAGCACAGCGCTTACCAGAAGCTGGGCCACGCTCGCGACCAGTACCGCGAGATGCGCAGACGGGCGCGCGCCGAGGCCCGCGCCTTCCGCACGCGCCAGGCACGGGCCGAGGAGACGGCGGAGGAGACCGAAGGGGAGGACGACCCGTGGCAGACGATCCTGGGCGCGGACCGGTGA
- a CDS encoding DsbA family protein: MSQKNSEGRRSARERLRVEQERHKSAQKRRRTLKVGAVVVGVLVVAAVVGVTVASQTGGGDGGESAKPISVGRASAPAKLTVYEDFRCPACGQFENTYRGTIKSLEKAGKLKADYHLVTLIDGNMGGSGSKKAANAAACARDEGKFSQYHDVLYRNQPAEQNDAFASTKRLFQLAGKVEGLDSAAFRKCVTSGKHNKWVKSSNADFRDSKHQATPTVLLDGKDVYGDQSHPLTPDELTKMVERKS; the protein is encoded by the coding sequence ATGAGCCAGAAGAACAGTGAAGGCAGGCGCTCGGCCCGCGAGCGGCTGCGGGTTGAGCAGGAGCGCCACAAGTCGGCGCAGAAGCGGCGCCGTACCCTCAAGGTCGGCGCCGTTGTCGTCGGGGTGCTGGTCGTCGCCGCGGTGGTGGGGGTGACCGTCGCCAGCCAGACGGGCGGCGGGGACGGCGGGGAGTCGGCGAAGCCGATCAGCGTGGGCCGGGCGAGCGCGCCCGCCAAGCTGACCGTCTACGAGGACTTCCGCTGCCCCGCCTGCGGTCAGTTCGAGAACACCTACCGCGGCACGATCAAGAGCCTGGAGAAGGCGGGCAAGCTCAAGGCCGACTACCACTTGGTCACGCTCATCGACGGCAACATGGGCGGCAGTGGCTCGAAGAAGGCGGCCAACGCGGCTGCCTGTGCCCGGGACGAGGGGAAGTTCTCCCAGTACCACGACGTGCTCTACCGGAATCAGCCCGCCGAGCAGAACGACGCCTTCGCCAGCACCAAGCGGCTGTTCCAACTGGCCGGGAAGGTCGAGGGGCTGGACAGCGCGGCCTTCCGGAAGTGCGTGACCAGCGGCAAGCACAACAAGTGGGTCAAGAGCTCCAACGCCGACTTCCGCGACTCCAAGCACCAGGCGACGCCGACCGTATTGCTGGACGGCAAGGACGTCTACGGCGACCAGTCCCACCCGCTGACGCCCGACGAGCTGACGAAGATGGTCGAGCGGAAGAGCTGA
- the trpB gene encoding tryptophan synthase subunit beta, which yields MSSDYFIPDPEGKSPSGAGYFGAFGGKFIPEALVAAVDEVAAEYEKAKADPAFAAELDELLVNYTGRPSALTEVPRFAREAGGARVFLKREDLNHTGSHKINNVLGQALLTKRMGKPRVIAETGAGQHGVATATACALFGLECTIYMGEIDTERQALNVARMRMLGAEVIPVTSGSRTLKDAINEAFRDWVANVDRTHYLFGTVAGPHPFPQLVRDFHRVIGVEARRQILERTGRLPDAVAACVGGGSNAIGLFHAFLGDESVRLVGFEAAGHGVDSGEHAATLTAGEPGILHGSRSYVLQDDEGQITEPYSISAGLDYPGIGPEHAYLKDSGRGEYRPVTDDAAMRALRLLSETEGIIPAIESAHALAGALDLGRELGPEGLVLVNLSGRGDKDMDTAARYFGLYDGQGAGEQGESK from the coding sequence ATGTCATCCGACTACTTCATTCCCGACCCCGAAGGCAAGAGCCCCAGCGGCGCCGGATACTTCGGCGCGTTCGGCGGCAAGTTCATCCCCGAGGCCCTGGTCGCCGCCGTCGACGAGGTGGCGGCCGAGTACGAGAAGGCGAAGGCGGACCCCGCCTTCGCCGCGGAGCTCGATGAGCTGCTCGTCAACTACACGGGCCGCCCCAGCGCCCTCACAGAGGTGCCCCGCTTCGCGCGGGAGGCGGGCGGGGCCCGGGTCTTCCTCAAGCGGGAGGACCTCAACCACACCGGCTCGCACAAGATCAACAACGTGCTGGGCCAGGCCCTGCTGACCAAGCGCATGGGCAAGCCCCGCGTCATCGCGGAGACCGGCGCCGGCCAGCACGGCGTGGCCACGGCCACCGCGTGCGCCCTGTTCGGGCTCGAATGCACCATCTACATGGGCGAGATCGACACCGAGCGCCAGGCGCTCAACGTCGCGCGCATGCGCATGCTCGGCGCCGAGGTCATCCCGGTGACCTCGGGCAGCAGGACGCTGAAGGACGCCATCAACGAGGCGTTCCGCGACTGGGTCGCCAACGTGGACCGCACCCACTACCTGTTCGGCACCGTCGCGGGCCCGCACCCGTTCCCGCAGCTGGTGCGGGACTTCCACCGGGTCATCGGCGTCGAGGCGCGCCGCCAGATCCTGGAGCGGACCGGCCGCCTGCCGGACGCCGTCGCCGCGTGTGTCGGCGGCGGCTCCAACGCGATCGGCCTCTTCCACGCCTTCCTGGGCGACGAGTCCGTGCGGCTGGTCGGCTTCGAGGCGGCGGGCCACGGGGTGGACTCGGGCGAGCACGCGGCGACGCTGACGGCGGGCGAGCCGGGCATCCTGCACGGCTCCCGCTCCTACGTCCTCCAGGACGACGAGGGCCAGATCACCGAGCCGTACTCGATCTCCGCCGGGCTCGACTACCCGGGCATCGGCCCCGAGCACGCCTACCTGAAGGACAGCGGGCGCGGCGAGTACCGCCCCGTCACCGACGACGCGGCGATGCGCGCGCTGCGGCTGCTGTCGGAGACCGAGGGCATCATTCCGGCCATCGAGAGCGCACACGCGCTCGCGGGCGCGCTCGACCTCGGCAGGGAGCTGGGGCCCGAGGGCCTCGTGCTGGTCAACCTGTCGGGGCGCGGCGACAAGGACATGGACACGGCCGCGCGGTATTTCGGCCTGTACGACGGGCAGGGCGCCGGGGAGCAGGGGGAGAGCAAGTGA
- a CDS encoding Na+/H+ antiporter subunit A: protein MLWLIVVHFAGACGAGPLVRWLGPRAFVLLALAPAGAAGWAAARWGDVAGGRALSEHWSWIPALGVGLALRCDALALLMVLIAGGIGALVMIYCAGYFAPGERRLGEFAGALTAFAGAMLGLILADDLIVLYVLWELTTVFSFLLIGHGSERRTNRRAALQALLVTTFGGLVMLVGFLMLGRAAGTYRISRMLAEPPDASGLVAAGLVLVLVGALSKSAVWPFSFWLPGAMAAPTPVSAYLHAAAMVKAGVYLIARLAPGFAAVAPWRTLVLALGAATMLLGGWRALRETDLKRLLAFGTVSQLGFLTLLVGDGTRDAALAGTAMILAHALFKAPLFLIVGVIDDATGTRDLNRLSGVGRSLPWVCAAATLAGLSMAGLPPLLGFAAKEAAVSGLAHGGAGEYWALLAVVAGSALTTAYTLRFMWGAFAHKGGSPPLEPVTVPPGTRTGAFTFWPPALCALCGLGLGPGVVGLDPLLARYADTFPAEDGGFHLALWHGFGPALGLSAVAWALGAVIFLAGRPLAALGDKLSQVDGDQVFARSLWSLERVSLQLTGLVQRGSLPVYLGTALVVLLGFEGVQLAVGKPWADLPPPRWYDSVPQLVVALGVAAVGVLCVVARQRLKAAVLAGVTGYGAGVLYVLHGAADLALTQFAVETVSLIVFVLVLRRLPARFPDGAQVWRVRRAVQLVFSVAAGGLVAGLIHLTLAARVAAPSGPRLLEATAHDGLKNVVATTLVDLRAWDTMGESAVLAVAAIGVTSLVYLRRRARVPVALPVPGSEGTGGEGGGAAASASVALGDASARHTVGRMDAWKLPAKTAAEAPRHSPVAPRRTWLAASVTLAPEGRSVMFEVMARLVFHPIVVLSLYLLFCAENLPGGGFTAGLVAGLALAVRYLAGGRLELAAAAPVDAGFLLGLGLLILTGTGLAGLLLGGSVLASGTVHGEFWLAGKFHAASPVLFDSGVYLLVLGVVLDVLRSLGSEIDRRMERERDKRARARQDEQPSGPPEGPAPGGPGPGDGAGPRSGERGT, encoded by the coding sequence GTGCTGTGGTTGATCGTCGTCCACTTCGCGGGCGCCTGCGGTGCCGGGCCGCTGGTGCGGTGGCTCGGCCCGCGGGCTTTCGTGCTGCTCGCGCTGGCGCCGGCCGGGGCGGCGGGGTGGGCGGCGGCGCGCTGGGGGGATGTCGCGGGAGGGCGCGCGCTCAGCGAGCACTGGTCATGGATCCCGGCGCTCGGTGTCGGCCTCGCGCTGCGGTGCGACGCGCTCGCGCTCTTGATGGTGCTCATCGCGGGCGGCATCGGCGCGCTGGTGATGATCTACTGCGCGGGCTACTTCGCGCCCGGCGAGCGGCGCCTCGGGGAGTTCGCGGGGGCGCTGACCGCGTTCGCCGGGGCCATGCTCGGGCTGATCCTCGCCGACGACCTGATCGTGCTGTACGTCCTGTGGGAACTCACCACGGTCTTCTCCTTCCTGCTCATCGGCCACGGCTCCGAACGCAGGACCAACCGGCGCGCCGCACTCCAGGCGCTGCTGGTCACCACCTTCGGCGGGCTGGTGATGCTCGTCGGCTTCCTGATGCTGGGCCGCGCCGCCGGCACCTACCGGATCTCCCGGATGCTGGCCGAACCGCCGGACGCCTCGGGGCTCGTCGCGGCCGGGCTGGTGCTCGTGCTGGTCGGGGCGCTGTCGAAGTCCGCCGTGTGGCCGTTCAGCTTCTGGCTGCCGGGGGCCATGGCCGCGCCGACGCCCGTCTCCGCGTATCTGCACGCCGCGGCCATGGTCAAGGCCGGGGTCTATCTGATCGCGCGGCTCGCACCCGGCTTCGCCGCGGTGGCGCCCTGGCGGACGCTGGTCCTGGCGCTGGGCGCCGCGACCATGCTGCTGGGCGGCTGGCGGGCGCTGCGGGAGACGGATCTGAAACGGCTGCTGGCGTTCGGCACCGTCAGCCAGCTGGGCTTCCTCACCCTGCTCGTCGGCGACGGCACCCGGGACGCGGCGCTGGCGGGTACGGCGATGATCCTGGCGCACGCGCTGTTCAAGGCGCCGCTCTTCCTCATCGTCGGCGTCATCGACGACGCCACCGGCACCAGGGACCTCAACCGGCTCTCGGGAGTGGGGCGTTCGCTGCCGTGGGTGTGCGCCGCCGCCACCCTCGCCGGGCTCTCCATGGCGGGCCTGCCGCCGCTGCTCGGGTTCGCCGCGAAGGAGGCGGCCGTCTCGGGGCTCGCGCACGGCGGGGCCGGCGAGTATTGGGCGCTGCTGGCCGTGGTCGCGGGATCGGCGCTGACCACCGCCTACACGCTGCGCTTCATGTGGGGGGCCTTCGCGCACAAGGGCGGCTCACCCCCGCTGGAGCCGGTGACCGTGCCGCCGGGCACCCGCACCGGCGCCTTCACCTTCTGGCCGCCCGCGCTGTGCGCGCTGTGCGGGCTGGGGCTCGGGCCCGGTGTGGTGGGGCTCGATCCGCTGCTGGCCCGGTACGCCGACACCTTTCCCGCCGAGGACGGGGGCTTCCACCTCGCGCTGTGGCACGGCTTCGGCCCGGCGCTGGGGCTCTCCGCCGTCGCCTGGGCGCTGGGAGCCGTCATCTTCCTCGCGGGCCGCCCTCTCGCCGCGCTGGGCGACAAGCTCTCGCAGGTGGACGGCGACCAGGTGTTCGCCCGCTCCCTGTGGAGCCTGGAGCGGGTCTCGCTCCAGCTGACCGGCCTCGTACAGCGCGGCTCGCTGCCTGTGTACCTGGGCACGGCGCTCGTCGTACTGCTCGGCTTCGAGGGGGTGCAGCTGGCGGTGGGCAAGCCCTGGGCCGACCTGCCGCCGCCGCGCTGGTACGACTCCGTTCCCCAGCTCGTCGTCGCGCTCGGCGTCGCGGCTGTCGGGGTGCTGTGCGTGGTGGCCAGGCAGCGGCTGAAGGCGGCCGTGCTCGCGGGGGTCACCGGATACGGCGCCGGAGTGCTGTACGTGCTGCACGGGGCGGCGGACCTGGCGCTGACCCAGTTCGCCGTGGAGACCGTCTCGCTGATCGTCTTCGTGCTCGTGCTGCGCAGGCTCCCCGCCCGCTTCCCCGACGGGGCGCAGGTGTGGCGGGTGCGGCGGGCGGTGCAACTGGTCTTCTCCGTCGCGGCCGGAGGACTGGTCGCCGGGCTGATCCACCTCACCCTCGCCGCGCGCGTCGCCGCGCCCTCCGGGCCCCGGCTGCTGGAGGCGACCGCCCACGACGGCCTCAAGAACGTCGTCGCCACCACCCTGGTCGACCTGCGGGCCTGGGACACCATGGGTGAGTCCGCCGTCCTGGCCGTCGCCGCCATCGGCGTCACCAGCCTCGTCTACCTGCGCCGCCGGGCCCGGGTGCCCGTGGCGCTGCCGGTGCCCGGATCCGAGGGCACCGGGGGCGAGGGGGGAGGAGCCGCCGCCTCGGCGAGCGTCGCGCTGGGCGACGCGTCGGCGCGGCACACCGTCGGGCGCATGGACGCGTGGAAGCTTCCCGCCAAGACCGCCGCCGAGGCCCCGCGCCACTCGCCCGTCGCGCCCCGGCGCACCTGGCTCGCGGCGAGCGTCACGCTGGCTCCCGAGGGCCGCTCGGTGATGTTCGAGGTGATGGCCCGGCTGGTCTTCCACCCGATCGTGGTGCTCTCGCTCTATCTGCTGTTCTGCGCGGAGAACCTGCCCGGCGGCGGCTTCACCGCCGGCCTGGTCGCCGGGCTGGCGCTGGCCGTGCGCTATCTGGCGGGCGGACGGCTGGAACTGGCCGCCGCCGCACCCGTCGACGCCGGATTCCTGCTCGGCCTGGGGCTGCTGATCCTGACGGGGACGGGGCTGGCCGGGCTCCTTCTCGGCGGCAGCGTGCTGGCCTCGGGAACGGTGCACGGCGAGTTCTGGCTCGCCGGGAAGTTCCACGCGGCCAGCCCCGTCCTGTTCGACAGCGGTGTGTATCTGCTGGTGCTCGGAGTCGTCCTGGACGTCCTGCGCAGCCTCGGTTCCGAGATCGACCGGCGCATGGAGCGCGAGCGCGACAAGAGGGCTCGCGCCCGCCAGGACGAACAGCCGTCCGGGCCCCCGGAGGGCCCGGCCCCGGGGGGCCCTGGCCCGGGGGACGGGGCGGGGCCCCGGAGCGGGGAGCGGGGAACATGA